Proteins from a genomic interval of Perognathus longimembris pacificus isolate PPM17 chromosome 14, ASM2315922v1, whole genome shotgun sequence:
- the Fbxo34 gene encoding F-box only protein 34, with product MHLKPYWKLQKKEWPLEVCRDTPRTPLSHQKAANDEKDKAGYMKPGVFPSASLGKASSRTPFGVLSPNVLCSMSGKSPVENSLNVKARKNAPSATIHQGEGGEGPLDIWAVVKPGNTKEKIAFFAAHQYSNRTGSMKIKSSWDIDGRATKRRKKTGDLKKAKTQLERMRDVNSKCYQPEPFACGIEHCSVHYVNDSGDGIYTGRPLSVIQMVAFLEQRASALLASCAKNCNNSPAIVRFSGQSRGVPSAPEPFSSPGACEEPTEKGNPEVTEPQSEPVRVLDMVARLESECLKRQSPREPGSLSRNNSFRRNVGRVLLANGTEADDGKIKQGALEAPDTQVNPVQSVDCGSSRAALSLIGDPAWDGAPQGCPTLPAGVNFPPDSAELEPAQQTTMKTSNRYDVEMTDELDGLPFSSHTCLQATELPTDAIDCTSTELVPLTSQNPEQRTKESLCISITVSKVEKDQPSLFNACEEPPPGMLFFLPPGQHQLDCSQVNESTAQESLETQQLEDTANGAREADPKGDSMEPFIPPSSAGESTEPVLEAFSWKKQVSHDFLETRFKIQQLLEPQQYMACLPHHIMVKIFRLLPTRSLVALKCTCCYFKFIIEYYNIRPADSRWVRDPRYREDPCKQCKKKYVKGDVSLCRWHPKPYCQALPYGPGYWMCCHRSQKGFPGCKLGLHDNHWVPACHSFNRAIHKKARGSETEEEY from the coding sequence ATGCACCTAAAGCCATATTGGAAGCTCCAGAAGAAAGAGTGGCCTCTGGAAGTCTGCAGGGATACTCCGAGAACTCCTCTGAGCCACCAAAAGGCTGCCAACGATGAAAAAGACAAAGCTGGCTACATGAAGCCAGGTGTCTTTCCTTCAGCCTCTCTTGGCAAAGCATCATCTCGAACACCATTTGGGGTCCTTTCTCCAAATGTTCTGTGCAGCATGAGTGGGAAGAGCCCTGTAGAGAACAGCTTGAATGTTAAAGCCAGAAAGAATGCACCATCTGCAACAATCCAccagggagaaggaggggaagggccaCTTGACATCTGGGCTGTTGTGAAGCCTGGCAACACCAAGGAGAAAATTGCTTTCTTTGCAGCCCACCAGTACAGCAATAGGACAGGATCAATGAAAATCAAAAGCTCCTGGGATATTGATGGGAGAGccactaaaagaaggaaaaaaacagggGATCTTAAAAAAGCCAAGACACAGTTGGAAAGGATGAGAGATGTCAACAGCAAGTGCTACCAGCCAGAGCCATTTGCCTGTGGCATCGAGCACTGTTCTGTGCATTATGTAAATGACAGTGGGGATGGCATCTATACTGGGCGGCCTTTGTCTGTTATACAGATGGTTGCcttccttgagcaaagagctagTGCCCTACTAGCTAGCTGTGCAAAAAACTGTAACAATTCTCCTGCCATTGTGAGGTTTTCTGGCCAATCCAGAGGTGTGCCCTCAGCCCCTGAGCCCTTCTCTTCCCCAGGAGCTTGTGAAGAACCCACAGAGAAAGGAAATCCAGAGGTTACTGAGCCACAGAGTGAACCAGTCCGTGTCCTTGACATGGTAGCCAGGCTGGAGTCTGAGTGTCTGAAGCGGCAGAGCCCGCGTGAGCCTGGGAGCCTGTCTCGGAATAACAGCTTCCGTCGAAATGTAGGCAGGGTGTTGCTTGCAAATGGCACTGAGGCTGACGATGGGAAAATCAAGCAAGGCGCCTTGGAGGCACCTGACACTCAGGTGAATCCTGTGCAGTCTGTGGACTGTGGATCCTCAAGAGCTGCTCTTTCTCTCATTGGAGACCCAGCGTGGGATGGTGCTCCTCAGGGCTGCCCCACATTGCCTGCAGGTGTGAATTTCCCCCCGGACAGTGCAGAATTAGAGCCAGCTCAGCAAACCACAATGAAAACCAGTAACAGGTATGATGTGGAAATGACAGATGAACTTGATGGATTGCCTTTTTCTTCTCACACCTGTCTCCAAGCCACTGAATTGCCCACAGATGCTATCGATTGTACAAGCACAGAGCTTGTGCCACTTACTAGCCAAAATCCTGAGCAGAGAACAAAAGAATCTTTGTGCATTAGCATCACTGTGTCCAAGGTGGAGAAAGACCAGCCTTCTCTCTTCAATGCCTGTGAAGAGCCACCTCCAGggatgttgttttttttgccacctGGTCAGCACCAGTTAGACTGTTCCCAGGTGAATGAAAGCACAGCACAAGAATCTTTAGAGACCCAGCAGCTTGAAGATACTGCCAATGGTGCCAGGGAAGCTGATCCAAAAGGTGACTCCATGGAGCCCTTCATACCTCCATCCTCTGCGGGGGAAAGTACAGAACCGGTGCTTGAGGCATTCAGTTGGAAGAAGCAGGTATCTCATGACTTTTTGGAGACTAGGTTTAAAATCCAGCAGCTTCTGGAGCCTCAACAGTACATGGCTTGTCTGCCCCACCACATTATGGTCAAAATCTTCAGGTTACTTCCCACCAGGAGTTTAGTGGCTCTTAAATGTACTTGCTGCTATTTCAAGTTTATCATTGAATACTACAACATCAGACCAGCCGATTCTCGCTGGGTTCGAGACCCACGCTATAGAGAGGATCCTTGCAAGCAGtgcaagaaaaaatatgtgaaagGGGATGTGTCTCTGTGCCGGTGGCATCCCAAGCCCTATTGCCAGGCATTGCCCTATGGGCCCGGGTACTGGATGTGCTGCCATCGGTCTCAGAAGGGCTTTCCCGGCTGCAAGCTAGGGCTTCACGACAATCACTGGGTCCCTGCCTGCCACAGCTTCAATCGGGCAATCCATAAGAAAGCAAGAGGGAGTGAAACAGAAGAGGAATACTGA